From the genome of Winogradskyella forsetii, one region includes:
- a CDS encoding glucosaminidase domain-containing protein produces the protein MKIRYIVILIVLSAMSCGPKKGIVTKRKNDSRNKTVVVKEREKDSEKPIVKVNEAPSTVEVYIALYAEIAKDKMRTHKIPASITLAQGVLESGVGRGRLAIEANNHFGIKCHGWKGAKIYHDDDRSQECFRKYQRAEMSYEDHSEFLTGRSRYASLFKLKPDDYKGWAKGLRAAGYATDRQYPQKLISLIERYQLYKYDDEVLEGTVSKTARKSTTIIEGHKKSVTKKHTVTKGDTLYSLSRLYKTTVDAIKAENNLRSNNLTIGQQLIIPN, from the coding sequence ATGAAGATTAGATATATAGTCATATTAATAGTTTTGTCTGCAATGAGTTGTGGTCCCAAAAAGGGCATTGTAACAAAGAGGAAAAACGATAGTCGAAATAAAACAGTCGTTGTTAAGGAGCGAGAAAAGGATAGCGAAAAACCCATCGTAAAAGTTAATGAAGCACCTAGTACTGTAGAGGTTTATATAGCGCTTTATGCCGAAATAGCTAAAGACAAAATGCGAACCCATAAAATTCCGGCGAGTATTACATTGGCTCAAGGTGTGTTGGAATCTGGTGTTGGACGAGGCCGATTAGCAATAGAGGCGAATAATCATTTTGGAATTAAATGTCATGGCTGGAAAGGTGCTAAAATCTACCACGATGATGATCGTTCCCAAGAATGTTTCAGAAAATATCAAAGAGCAGAGATGTCTTATGAGGACCATTCAGAATTCTTAACAGGACGAAGTCGTTATGCGAGTTTGTTCAAATTAAAACCAGATGATTATAAAGGTTGGGCCAAAGGTTTGAGAGCTGCGGGTTATGCTACTGATAGGCAATATCCTCAAAAACTGATTAGTTTAATAGAGCGTTATCAACTTTATAAATATGATGATGAGGTCCTTGAAGGAACAGTATCTAAAACTGCAAGGAAATCAACTACAATAATTGAAGGACATAAAAAATCTGTCACAAAAAAACATACGGTAACAAAAGGTGATACCTTATATTCCCTTTCAAGATTGTATAAAACTACCGTTGACGCCATTAAGGCCGAAAACAATTTAAGATCAAATAATCTTACTATAGGTCAACAACTTATTATTCCTAATTAA
- a CDS encoding 1-aminocyclopropane-1-carboxylate deaminase/D-cysteine desulfhydrase, protein MAIKREDLIHPFISGNKYRKLKYNIKEAKRIGATTLLTFGGAFSNHIAAVAYAGKVNGFKTIGVIRGEELGLNQELNPTLQFAKTCGMHLDFISRASFRKKTSKDFIGELKDRFGDFYLLPEGGTNNLAVKGCEEILQADDFNFDYICCAVGTGGTISGIINASQRHQKILGFPALKGDFLQQDIRKFANQDHWDLITDYHFGGYGKIKPELITFINRFKRVYNIPLDPIYTGKMLFGVFDLIEKGFFPKDSKLLVIHTGGLQGIAGVNAMLKRKNQPLIEV, encoded by the coding sequence ATGGCCATTAAGCGAGAGGACTTAATTCATCCCTTTATTTCTGGAAATAAATACCGAAAATTAAAATATAATATAAAGGAAGCCAAACGCATTGGTGCAACAACATTATTAACTTTTGGTGGTGCGTTTTCAAATCATATTGCAGCAGTGGCTTATGCAGGAAAAGTAAATGGATTCAAAACTATTGGTGTTATAAGAGGTGAGGAGCTAGGATTAAACCAAGAATTAAACCCAACATTACAATTTGCGAAAACCTGTGGCATGCATCTTGACTTTATTTCAAGAGCATCTTTCAGAAAGAAAACCAGTAAAGATTTTATCGGCGAATTAAAAGACCGTTTTGGTGATTTTTACTTACTTCCAGAAGGTGGAACAAATAATTTGGCCGTTAAAGGTTGCGAAGAGATTTTACAAGCAGATGATTTTAATTTTGACTATATCTGTTGCGCGGTAGGAACTGGTGGAACAATTTCAGGAATAATCAATGCTTCGCAAAGGCATCAGAAAATATTAGGTTTTCCTGCTTTGAAAGGTGATTTTTTACAACAAGATATTCGTAAATTTGCAAATCAAGACCATTGGGATTTAATAACGGATTACCATTTTGGCGGTTATGGTAAAATAAAGCCTGAATTGATTACGTTTATAAACAGATTCAAGAGAGTTTATAACATTCCATTAGATCCTATATATACCGGTAAAATGCTATTTGGTGTTTTTGATTTAATTGAAAAAGGGTTTTTTCCAAAAGATTCGAAACTATTGGTGATCCATACTGGAGGCCTACAAGGTATCGCTGGAGTTAATGCCATGTTGAAACGTAAAAATCAGCCTTTAATCGAAGTGTAA
- a CDS encoding GEVED domain-containing protein, translating to MKNKLHSPLYCLFNICLNFDKKPIVLLLFTSLLLTSSLAQAQLPQFDNFESGWGNWNDGGGDCELDNNGYINGNDTVRLRDDSGTDSSTFSDTINLTSYSSVTFSFLFYPVSMENGENFFVEYNDGSGYTTIANYIRGTHFNNDTLYSDSITLTSGAYTFSTNSRFRIRCDASGNGDYVYIDDINITGVTSAISYCNPTGSDSDYYIDDFSTSGGVTNITNNNTGYSTNGYGNYTSLSASQYRGSSLNFFSNFQDPTWQNGFGFGLWVDFNDDGDFNDAGETLYNNGYIDPVNDSFTIPIGTTPGNYRMRIVADWDDATPSSCPNSIRGESEDYTLTVLDIPPCTEPTSQPTNLTFSSTTENSMIVNFTPAPSTADSFLVVYNTTGTIPGIGDNTTYNVGTYGGNIVIGNDDTTSFNLTGLANDTTYYFYVFAFNGNCSGGPDYLRTSPLTGNETTESYCIPSSTNSSRYIDDFSTTGGMANITNNNSGFSSNGYGNFTSNFVSQQAGLDIAFTANFQGGNHGFGIWVDFNNDGDFTDTAEQVYLSGSYADPISDTFTIPTATSLGSYRMRIVADRNDSTPNPCSISGSGGEAEDYTLNVVPRPPCAEPTDQPSNLSFNSTTETSMIMNFTPAPSTADSFLVVFNTTGVIPIIGDNTTYNVGTYGGNIVIGNDDTTNFSLDGLSSDTIYYFYVFAFNNSNCTGGPDYLMNPLVGSNATFEFCSPSNALGTSDLGCPSVDAGGAGLNGLDINLNCFDSYTTTLEAQFLELGDTSSYAVESIDYNPPFQYGCLANPVSVNVDDVWSDVINLPFDFCFYGTTYDSCVIGSNGVISFDTSLADSYSGWEITTDLPSFRNTDAGYFGPSIYGAHHDVDPSVGGEIGYQLITLDSGCQALVASWYQVPMYENNSIIYTGMMVFYEATNIIEVYIKEKNIDGTWNDGNGAIGLQRNGTEGIVAPDRNSLDDDWQVSEEAWRFVPSGPSITSLKWYENSISAANEIVDPNNDGQITVTPSDTTTYIAEVSYDVCDGPTLVTTDATTVTISGRKIWNGSVNSNWTTANNWTPSGVPNNTNCVIIPDTSRDPIITGIVKGKGYNLEIADGATLTQQSNSSLTIEDEVTIDSNGEFEIRDSANFIQVIDVATNENTGTAKVQREVAGLNTYDYVYWSSPVETFNVSDISPSTSAGGRYEWTPTVNNGTAGNHGEWITTSGTMNIGQGYAIRDLEGTLMADIAQFEGKLNNGQITHLIKRGTYNGVNYPGIGNTATAEDDNWNLIGNPYPSAISLAAFTAANPNIDGTLYFWRHNSAPSTSASNPFYDGYQYNYSANDYLSANNLGSTPFGFSDYIAAGQGFFVQLLHTAPQTTGIVFNNSMRGLYDNRGFYRSTGSTTDDETESNEKHRIWLDLIDENNTALSVLIGYATSATDAIDRLYDGHLLNDTNYQFYSIVEDPIKDNKLAINGLALPFEDTDIIPLGFKAPAQGQFTIGINNLDGVFGTTDQAIYLEDTMLNSVHDLRANPYVFTSDQGTFDERFRLRFSTQTLSIKDQEALANLTITNRNSTIDAIAPRETIKTFELFDITGRVIHKNLKVDSTNYSYQTQHLSRGTYVVTVTLSNGATKSKKLII from the coding sequence ATGAAGAATAAACTACATTCTCCGTTATATTGTCTATTTAACATTTGTTTAAATTTCGATAAAAAACCTATTGTTTTATTACTTTTTACAAGTTTACTATTGACCAGTAGCTTAGCCCAAGCACAGTTACCTCAATTCGATAATTTTGAATCGGGCTGGGGAAATTGGAACGATGGAGGTGGTGATTGTGAGTTAGATAACAATGGGTATATTAATGGTAATGATACGGTAAGACTGAGAGACGACAGTGGAACTGACTCCTCCACATTTAGTGATACTATAAACTTAACATCCTATTCTTCGGTAACTTTTAGTTTTCTATTTTATCCTGTAAGTATGGAAAATGGAGAAAATTTCTTTGTAGAATATAACGATGGAAGCGGTTATACAACAATAGCAAACTACATAAGAGGAACCCATTTTAATAATGATACGCTTTATTCGGATTCCATAACATTAACTTCAGGGGCATATACTTTCAGTACAAACTCAAGATTTAGAATCCGTTGTGATGCCAGTGGTAATGGAGATTATGTTTATATAGACGATATTAATATAACTGGCGTAACCAGTGCTATATCATATTGTAATCCTACTGGGTCAGACTCAGATTATTATATCGATGATTTTTCAACATCTGGTGGTGTTACCAACATTACAAACAACAATACAGGTTATTCTACAAATGGTTATGGCAATTATACTAGTCTATCTGCAAGCCAATACAGAGGTTCAAGCTTAAATTTTTTCAGTAATTTTCAAGATCCTACATGGCAGAACGGATTTGGGTTTGGATTATGGGTAGACTTTAATGACGATGGAGATTTTAATGACGCAGGAGAGACTCTTTACAACAATGGTTATATTGATCCTGTTAATGATAGTTTTACAATCCCTATTGGAACCACACCAGGAAATTATAGAATGAGAATAGTTGCCGATTGGGATGATGCTACACCAAGTTCTTGTCCTAATTCAATTCGAGGAGAGTCTGAAGACTACACCTTAACAGTATTAGACATTCCTCCATGTACTGAACCAACCAGCCAACCCACTAACCTAACTTTTAGTAGTACGACCGAGAACTCTATGATTGTTAATTTTACACCTGCACCAAGTACTGCTGATAGTTTTTTGGTAGTCTATAACACTACAGGTACAATTCCTGGGATTGGCGATAACACTACTTATAATGTTGGTACCTATGGCGGCAACATAGTTATTGGCAATGATGATACTACAAGTTTCAATTTAACCGGTCTTGCAAACGACACTACCTATTATTTTTACGTGTTTGCGTTTAATGGTAATTGTAGTGGTGGTCCAGATTACTTAAGAACTTCTCCTTTAACGGGTAATGAAACAACAGAATCCTATTGCATACCTAGCAGTACTAATTCAAGTAGATATATTGATGATTTTTCTACCACAGGAGGTATGGCTAATATTACTAATAATAACAGCGGTTTTTCAAGCAATGGTTATGGTAATTTTACATCTAACTTTGTCTCGCAACAGGCTGGTTTAGATATAGCTTTTACTGCAAACTTTCAAGGTGGTAATCACGGCTTTGGTATATGGGTAGATTTTAATAATGATGGTGATTTTACAGATACAGCGGAACAAGTTTACTTAAGTGGTTCATACGCAGACCCAATTAGTGACACCTTTACAATCCCAACAGCTACATCTTTAGGCAGTTACCGAATGCGTATTGTTGCAGATAGAAATGACTCCACTCCAAACCCTTGTAGTATTAGTGGTTCTGGAGGGGAAGCAGAAGATTACACTTTGAACGTGGTGCCTAGACCACCGTGTGCAGAACCGACTGACCAACCTTCTAATTTAAGCTTTAATAGTACTACTGAAACCTCTATGATTATGAATTTCACACCTGCACCAAGTACTGCAGATAGTTTTTTGGTCGTTTTCAACACAACGGGTGTAATTCCTATAATTGGAGATAATACAACTTATAATGTTGGCACCTATGGCGGCAACATAGTTATTGGCAATGATGATACCACAAACTTCAGTTTAGATGGTCTTTCAAGTGACACTATCTATTATTTTTACGTGTTCGCATTTAATAATAGTAATTGTACAGGTGGCCCAGATTACCTAATGAATCCATTAGTTGGAAGTAATGCCACCTTCGAATTCTGTTCCCCATCTAATGCCTTAGGAACCTCAGATTTAGGATGCCCTTCTGTAGATGCTGGTGGCGCAGGATTAAATGGATTGGATATTAACCTAAATTGTTTCGATTCTTATACAACAACTTTAGAAGCACAATTTCTGGAATTAGGAGATACCTCAAGCTATGCTGTAGAATCTATTGACTATAATCCGCCATTTCAATATGGATGTCTTGCAAATCCTGTTAGTGTAAACGTTGATGATGTATGGTCCGATGTTATTAATTTACCTTTCGATTTTTGTTTTTATGGGACTACGTACGACTCCTGTGTCATAGGCTCAAATGGTGTTATATCTTTTGATACAAGTTTGGCTGATTCCTATTCTGGTTGGGAAATCACAACTGACTTACCAAGTTTCAGAAATACTGACGCAGGTTATTTCGGACCTTCCATTTATGGTGCCCACCATGATGTGGATCCTAGTGTTGGTGGCGAAATTGGTTACCAACTAATTACATTAGATTCTGGTTGCCAAGCGCTAGTAGCTTCATGGTATCAAGTCCCTATGTATGAAAATAATTCTATAATATATACGGGAATGATGGTATTTTATGAAGCCACCAATATTATAGAGGTCTACATAAAAGAGAAAAATATCGATGGTACCTGGAACGATGGAAACGGAGCTATTGGGCTTCAGAGAAATGGTACAGAAGGGATTGTTGCCCCTGACAGAAATTCATTGGATGATGACTGGCAGGTAAGTGAAGAAGCTTGGCGCTTTGTACCGTCCGGACCATCAATAACGAGTTTAAAATGGTATGAAAACTCTATTTCAGCAGCCAATGAAATTGTAGACCCAAATAACGATGGACAAATTACCGTAACACCTTCTGACACCACCACCTACATTGCAGAAGTTTCTTATGACGTTTGTGATGGCCCAACGTTGGTAACAACAGATGCTACAACAGTGACTATCTCTGGTCGGAAAATATGGAATGGTTCAGTAAACTCTAATTGGACTACCGCAAATAATTGGACGCCGTCTGGTGTGCCTAATAACACCAACTGTGTTATTATCCCTGATACTTCAAGGGATCCTATAATAACAGGTATCGTTAAAGGCAAAGGCTATAATCTAGAAATTGCAGATGGCGCCACCTTAACACAACAATCCAATTCATCGCTGACTATAGAAGATGAAGTTACAATAGATAGCAACGGCGAATTTGAAATTAGGGATAGTGCCAATTTCATACAGGTTATAGATGTCGCTACAAATGAAAATACAGGAACTGCGAAAGTGCAAAGGGAAGTTGCAGGGTTGAATACTTATGATTACGTGTATTGGTCATCACCTGTAGAAACATTTAACGTGTCCGATATTTCCCCAAGCACTTCAGCTGGTGGCAGATACGAATGGACGCCAACCGTAAACAATGGCACGGCCGGAAATCATGGGGAATGGATCACAACCTCAGGCACCATGAACATTGGACAAGGTTATGCCATTAGGGATTTAGAAGGCACACTAATGGCAGATATTGCACAGTTTGAAGGTAAATTAAATAATGGACAGATCACACATTTGATTAAGAGAGGCACTTATAATGGTGTTAATTATCCAGGTATCGGCAATACAGCAACTGCAGAAGATGATAATTGGAATTTAATAGGAAACCCATACCCTTCTGCAATATCTTTGGCAGCTTTTACGGCCGCAAATCCCAACATTGATGGAACCTTGTATTTTTGGAGACACAACTCAGCTCCAAGTACCTCAGCATCGAATCCTTTTTATGACGGTTACCAATATAATTACTCGGCCAATGACTATCTAAGCGCCAATAATTTAGGATCGACACCATTTGGCTTTAGTGATTACATTGCTGCTGGTCAAGGCTTTTTTGTACAGTTACTCCATACCGCTCCACAAACAACCGGAATTGTCTTTAATAATTCCATGAGAGGTCTTTATGATAACAGAGGGTTCTACAGATCCACCGGTTCAACTACAGACGATGAAACTGAATCAAACGAAAAACATAGAATCTGGTTAGATTTAATTGACGAAAACAACACGGCGTTATCGGTGCTGATTGGTTATGCAACTAGTGCAACCGATGCTATTGACAGATTATATGACGGTCATTTATTAAACGACACCAATTATCAATTTTATTCTATAGTAGAAGACCCTATCAAGGATAATAAATTGGCCATTAACGGACTTGCCTTACCTTTTGAAGATACTGATATTATTCCTTTGGGCTTTAAAGCACCTGCACAGGGACAATTCACCATAGGAATCAATAATTTAGATGGTGTCTTTGGCACCACAGATCAAGCTATTTATTTAGAAGATACCATGCTGAATAGCGTTCACGATTTAAGAGCCAACCCTTATGTATTCACATCAGATCAAGGTACATTTGATGAGCGTTTCCGACTTAGGTTCAGTACGCAAACCCTTAGCATTAAGGATCAGGAAGCACTCGCTAATTTAACGATTACAAATCGTAACAGTACCATTGATGCCATAGCGCCACGCGAGACCATTAAAACATTTGAATTGTTTGATATCACTGGTCGTGTCATTCACAAAAACCTTAAAGTGGATAGCACCAACTACAGTTACCAAACCCAACATCTAAGCCGTGGAACTTATGTGGTTACCGTCACGCTTAGCAATGGTGCAACCAAGTCTAAAAAGTTGATCATTTAG
- a CDS encoding CUB domain-containing protein: MMKKLLLLVILTVLLGIKLNAQGDSVANSEAFCSGGGELVFNNITGSPNSTTVGCLGTIPNAAYYFLETDRPGDLVFTISQTDLGGTPIDVDFIAWGPFASIAAADAAINLAPCTPIACPDNTIDPTFYPYASDDIVDCSYDPAPIENLSITNAMAGEIYIVLITNYDDVPGNISIQQTFGTGSTSCSGIPVCGSGFYDKAGQTTDYANNEVNDITTIFPDVAGGIVTVTFNSFDLVDAGDTLAVYDGDSATTLIGTYSGTTIPGPFTSTDPSGALTFVFNSNASGVASGWDADVTCTEPPPTLVCGTTFTDSGGIGSDYSNDEYNITTFYPDTAGEVITVTFTAFDIEPFDPFFGFFDYMAVYDGPNTLASSLIGRFAGTELALSSFTSTHPTGALTFLFVSDSSLVYPGWTADVTCGIPTSDCGISFYDTGGSVGDYLNDQFHVSTFYPDSPGDLVTATFNAFNIENTYDFLYVFDGPNQFSTQLVGSPFTGNTIPGPFTSTHASGALTFVFISDFSNTLSGWEVDITCSNPLDICGTTFYDDGGQGGNYSNNQTDVTTTFFPDNPGDVVTATFTSFNTRLSPDNLEVFDGPDATYPSLGVYFGNITLGPFTSTDVSGALTFVFNSNNSQNRAGWAADITCSTSPCNLTIRDIPNGPSCNPIYTELSVSDNVVFSENFDAFGTPSGWTIDNGPNNTEWYVSNSSNAGGDANEFILAWLRGNRNSNGTWSLTSPVININGITNLELSYYQFLEDFDFTNYPYSIFIETSLDSGPWIAQSSMTPTGDVGPNIPNIDLSTLSGTTLQIRFRMTGMPYGFFNWAIDNVLVTGDEPPSGGQITWSPITDLFTDASLTTVYSGGFAETVFAAPNSTTTYTATDTSNSCTATADVIIDLKTWIGGDTTAPNTDPVDWMNAGNWSGGTIPSATDCVLIPNTSNNPILYSGDNGTSLNLTINAGGILNQESNSTLTVVNNILVSTGGNYNMEDSASLIQVDNVANTVDGAFTMQRTANIIENDYVYWSSPVITFNIEAISPGTPNGYKYRWLPTVGSRFPGPAPDFVPNDYGDWQSANTGPMDVGKGYIVKGPTGFGSTLAPFTATFSGTPNNGVITQAIERGTYTGTPYTYIPNGSATLTVTSDDDNWNLIGNPYPSALHCIDFLSANTNVDGTAYIWTHGTDIGAGNGQSFYDEFTYSYSGADYLAVNATGNSIPETYKGFIGAGQGFFVLMMDTGLPNQVVTFENTMRNFDYRNDQFFRNTATSDEDSHTKHRIWLDYINPSGGTNTTLVGYIDGATNLKDRMFDAKTTRGDGLNLYSMINDDAYIIQGRQTPFVDSDTVPLGLNITEAGIQTIAINTLDGLFQDTDQQIYIEDLVTGMIHNLNNAPYTFTSDTGIIEDRFILRYTASTLGVKDFESLNGIKVFKENDKIVVKSDFETIQSIEVYDLLGRNLFKNSSINMTRYTIEAISPEKVTLFLKIKLVDGQQKIAKLIF, from the coding sequence ATGATGAAAAAATTACTTTTACTAGTCATTTTAACAGTTTTATTGGGCATTAAGTTAAACGCTCAAGGAGACTCTGTTGCTAACTCAGAAGCATTTTGTTCTGGTGGTGGAGAATTAGTATTTAATAATATAACTGGGTCACCCAATTCTACAACTGTTGGTTGTTTGGGTACTATACCGAACGCTGCATATTATTTTTTGGAAACAGATCGTCCAGGTGATTTGGTTTTTACTATATCACAAACGGATCTAGGTGGTACACCAATAGATGTAGATTTCATTGCTTGGGGACCTTTCGCGTCAATTGCTGCGGCTGACGCAGCTATTAATTTAGCTCCATGTACTCCAATAGCATGTCCAGACAATACTATTGATCCCACTTTTTATCCCTATGCGAGTGACGATATAGTAGATTGTAGTTATGATCCCGCTCCAATAGAAAATTTGAGCATAACCAATGCCATGGCTGGAGAAATATATATTGTTCTCATTACTAATTATGATGATGTCCCTGGGAACATTTCTATCCAACAAACTTTTGGAACGGGCTCTACAAGTTGTAGCGGTATTCCTGTTTGCGGATCGGGCTTTTATGATAAAGCAGGACAAACTACTGATTACGCTAATAATGAAGTAAACGACATCACTACGATTTTCCCTGATGTTGCAGGTGGCATAGTAACTGTGACGTTTAATTCTTTTGATTTAGTAGATGCTGGTGACACTCTGGCAGTTTATGATGGAGATTCTGCAACCACGTTGATAGGCACATATTCTGGCACTACAATACCTGGTCCATTCACGTCAACAGATCCCTCTGGCGCATTAACCTTTGTATTTAATAGCAACGCATCTGGTGTTGCTTCAGGGTGGGATGCAGACGTTACTTGTACAGAACCTCCACCGACTTTAGTTTGTGGAACCACTTTTACAGATAGTGGAGGTATCGGATCAGATTACTCAAATGATGAATACAATATTACCACGTTTTATCCAGATACTGCAGGAGAAGTAATTACAGTAACCTTTACGGCATTTGACATAGAACCATTTGATCCTTTTTTTGGATTTTTTGATTATATGGCTGTCTATGATGGACCAAACACCTTAGCATCTTCTCTAATCGGGCGATTTGCAGGGACGGAATTAGCTTTAAGTTCATTTACCTCCACACACCCAACTGGAGCTCTAACCTTTTTGTTTGTTAGTGACAGTTCATTAGTCTATCCTGGCTGGACAGCAGATGTTACCTGTGGTATTCCGACTTCAGATTGTGGTATTTCCTTTTATGACACTGGAGGTTCTGTTGGAGATTATTTAAATGATCAATTCCATGTCTCTACCTTCTATCCAGATAGCCCAGGAGATTTGGTCACCGCTACATTCAATGCTTTCAACATAGAAAACACTTATGATTTTTTATATGTCTTTGATGGCCCTAATCAATTTTCAACCCAATTAGTAGGCTCTCCTTTTACTGGCAATACCATTCCTGGACCATTTACGTCAACTCATGCATCTGGCGCATTAACTTTTGTCTTTATTAGTGATTTTAGTAATACATTATCTGGTTGGGAAGTTGATATAACCTGCAGCAATCCGCTAGATATTTGTGGCACAACTTTTTATGATGATGGTGGACAGGGTGGAAATTATTCTAATAATCAAACTGATGTCACTACAACCTTTTTTCCAGATAATCCTGGTGATGTTGTTACAGCTACATTTACATCGTTTAATACTAGATTATCTCCAGATAACCTTGAGGTTTTTGATGGCCCAGATGCTACATATCCTTCTTTAGGTGTATATTTTGGAAATATAACCCTTGGACCTTTTACTTCTACAGATGTTTCTGGTGCATTAACTTTTGTGTTTAATAGTAATAATAGTCAAAATCGAGCCGGTTGGGCAGCAGACATTACATGCAGCACGTCGCCATGCAATCTAACCATTAGGGACATCCCAAATGGACCTTCATGTAACCCAATATACACAGAACTTTCTGTGAGTGACAACGTTGTTTTTTCTGAGAATTTTGATGCTTTTGGTACGCCTTCGGGTTGGACTATCGACAATGGTCCTAATAATACAGAATGGTATGTTAGCAATTCATCAAATGCTGGTGGTGATGCAAATGAATTTATTTTGGCTTGGTTAAGAGGAAATCGAAATAGTAACGGAACATGGAGTTTAACAAGCCCAGTAATAAACATAAATGGAATTACAAACTTGGAATTAAGTTATTATCAATTTTTAGAAGATTTTGATTTTACGAATTATCCTTATTCAATTTTTATTGAAACATCTTTAGATAGTGGCCCATGGATTGCACAAAGTTCAATGACACCTACTGGAGATGTAGGACCAAACATCCCAAACATTGATTTATCCACTTTATCAGGAACAACGTTACAAATTCGATTTCGAATGACCGGAATGCCATATGGCTTTTTTAATTGGGCAATAGACAATGTATTGGTTACTGGAGATGAACCTCCATCTGGTGGACAAATCACGTGGTCACCAATTACAGATTTATTTACCGATGCATCATTGACAACAGTATATTCTGGTGGATTTGCAGAAACAGTATTTGCAGCCCCTAATAGCACTACAACCTATACGGCTACTGACACTTCAAATAGCTGTACGGCTACTGCAGATGTCATTATAGACCTTAAAACTTGGATTGGTGGAGATACAACAGCACCTAATACTGATCCTGTTGATTGGATGAATGCTGGCAATTGGTCTGGTGGTACTATACCATCTGCTACAGATTGTGTGCTTATACCTAATACTTCAAATAACCCAATACTTTACTCAGGTGATAATGGAACCAGTCTAAATTTAACTATTAATGCTGGCGGCATTCTAAATCAAGAATCGAATTCCACGCTTACTGTAGTGAACAACATTTTAGTTAGTACTGGAGGTAATTATAACATGGAAGATAGTGCGAGTTTAATACAAGTAGACAATGTAGCTAACACGGTTGATGGCGCATTTACCATGCAAAGAACAGCAAACATCATAGAAAACGATTACGTCTATTGGTCGTCACCTGTAATTACTTTTAATATTGAAGCTATATCACCGGGAACTCCCAATGGATATAAATATAGATGGCTACCAACAGTAGGCTCTCGTTTTCCTGGACCTGCTCCAGATTTTGTCCCTAACGATTATGGTGATTGGCAAAGTGCTAACACAGGACCCATGGATGTAGGCAAAGGCTATATTGTAAAAGGACCAACTGGTTTCGGATCAACACTGGCACCATTTACCGCAACTTTCTCAGGCACACCAAATAACGGAGTTATTACACAAGCAATTGAAAGAGGAACGTATACAGGTACTCCCTATACGTATATTCCAAATGGATCTGCAACACTTACTGTAACTAGTGACGATGACAACTGGAATTTAATAGGAAATCCATACCCTTCCGCCTTACATTGCATAGACTTTTTATCGGCTAATACCAATGTAGATGGCACCGCCTACATCTGGACCCACGGTACGGATATTGGTGCTGGAAATGGGCAATCTTTTTATGATGAATTTACTTATTCTTACAGCGGAGCGGATTACTTGGCAGTTAATGCCACAGGAAATTCAATTCCAGAAACTTATAAAGGTTTTATTGGTGCAGGACAAGGCTTTTTCGTTTTAATGATGGATACAGGGTTACCTAACCAAGTGGTAACTTTTGAAAACACCATGCGAAATTTCGATTATAGAAATGATCAATTCTTTAGAAATACAGCAACATCTGATGAAGATTCACATACCAAACATAGAATTTGGCTTGACTACATTAATCCTTCTGGAGGCACCAACACTACGCTGGTCGGATATATTGATGGTGCAACAAATCTGAAAGATAGAATGTTTGATGCCAAAACCACGAGAGGCGATGGTTTAAACCTTTATTCCATGATAAATGATGATGCCTATATTATTCAAGGCAGACAAACACCTTTTGTAGATTCTGATACGGTTCCTTTAGGACTTAATATTACTGAAGCTGGCATACAGACCATTGCTATTAATACGTTAGACGGATTGTTCCAAGACACCGACCAACAAATTTATATTGAAGATCTCGTAACAGGAATGATACACAATCTTAATAACGCGCCTTATACCTTTACAAGTGACACAGGAATTATTGAAGATCGATTTATCCTAAGATATACAGCAAGCACCCTTGGAGTAAAAGATTTTGAAAGTTTAAATGGCATAAAAGTCTTTAAGGAAAATGATAAAATTGTGGTTAAATCCGATTTTGAAACCATTCAATCCATTGAAGTTTATGATCTATTAGGTAGGAATCTTTTTAAAAATTCTTCAATTAATATGACACGTTACACAATTGAAGCTATTAGTCCAGAAAAAGTGACCTTATTTTTAAAAATAAAGTTAGTTGATGGGCAGCAAAAAATAGCTAAGCTTATTTTCTAA